The sequence below is a genomic window from candidate division WOR-1 bacterium RIFOXYB2_FULL_36_35.
ATGTGCATGAAGGGGCAGAAGCGCCGAAGATGTGCCCTGCTTGCGCGCATCCGCAAGCGTATTATGAGGTTTTGGCGGAGAATTATTAAAAAGGTGTCAAGGTTTCAAGGGGTCGAGGCATCAAGAAAAAAATTGTTAAAAAATATAAAAAAACTTTATTTTAAAGAAAAAGAAAAGATTGAATCAAAGTTAAAAGAGTTTAAAAATATTTTTGATAAAAATGGCAAAGACGAGCTTTTTTATGAGCTTGTTTTTTGTTTGTTGACCCCGCAATCAAAGGCAAAAAGCTGTTGGGGGGCAATAGAAAATCTCAAGGCAAAAAATCTGCTGAAAAATCCTCACGATAAGAAAATTGCAAAAGAGCTTCAACGAAAAGTCCGATTTCACAATAACAAAGCAAAGTATGTAGTTGCGGCAAGAGAACTTTTCTTAAAAAACGGAAAAGTTGATGTCAAATCAAGTCTTAAGGAATTTGAAAATACAAAAGCAGCAAGAGAATGGCTGGTTGAAAATGTCAAGGGGATGGGGCTTAAAGAAGCAAGCCATTTTTTGAGGAATATCGGATTTGGAAAACATATAGCAATCTTGGATCGGCACATTTTAAAGAACTTAAAACTGCTTGGCGTGATAAAAGAGATGCCAAAGAGTTTAACTCAAAACGTTTATTTTGAAATAGAAGAGAAAATGCGACGGTTTGCGGAAAAACTCGGCATCCCGCTCGATCATCTCGATCTTCTCTTTTGGCGCAAAGAGACGGGGGAGTATTTTAAGTAGATTGACAGAATAGAAGCCCTATTATAGTCTAAGGCTTGATTTTTTCTATCAAGGTTTTGACGGTTTTTTTTATATCATAAGCGTGGGTTATTCCTGTGACCATAGCTATTTTTTTTGCTCCGGATTCTAAGATTTGATCAATATTATTTTTGTTTATTCCTCCCATTACGGTAAAAGGGATTATTAAATGGGAGGAGATTTCTTTTATGGCTGTAACTCCCAAAAAACCTGAAAGTTTATCTTTTGTTTTAGTTGGGAAAATAGGCCCAATGTTTACATAAGAAGCTCCGTTTTCCTGAGCAAACAATGCTTCTTTTAAATTGTGGGTGGAAACACCGATAAGAAGATTAGGGGCTATTTTTCTTGCATCAATAAGTGGCATATCTTCCTGGCCAAGATGGACCCCATCAGCATTGTATTTTAACGCGATGTCAACAGAATCGTTTATAATCAACAGGGCATTATATTTGTTTGTCAGTTTTCTAAACTCCAAAACATATTGTTCTGGATTTTTTTTGTCGCGAAGCTGAACTATTTTTGCGCCACCTTTTAATATCTCCTGCAAAATAAAAATAGGGTCTTTTTCTGCGCAAAAATCCGGGCTTATAACTGGATAAATGCCAATTTGATTGAATTTTTCAAGGCGTTCTTCAAGAGATTTTTTTTTCATATATTGAGATGGATGCAATAAAATTAGTTTAATAATTTTACAGTTTCAACGCATCTTTCACATAAAGTGGCATGTTCATTGTTTTGCCCGACACTCTCTTTAACTTGCCAGCATCTTTCGCATTTTTCTCCCGGGGCAGGGGAGATTGCAACATCAAAATCTCCCTCTTTTATTTCTACTTTTGATACTATAAAAAAGATTTCCAAAGTTTTTTTGTATGATAAGAGAAGTTTAAGTTCCTTGTCTTTTGCCAAAATTAAAACCATCGCGGAAACAGATGAGGCTATCTTTTTTTCACTGCGAGCTTCTTCTATTTTCTTGTAAACCTTTTCTCGTATTTCAAAAAGCTTTTCCCACTCTTCTTTTGACGCTAAATTTTCAAATTCTTTTTTATCCCTCGGCAAATCAAGCAAAAAAACACTTTCTACTTTCCACTGTACACTTTCCACTGTACACTTCTTGTAGTATCTATAAATATCCTCTGCCGTAAAGCTCAAAATCGGAGCCATCAATCTAAGCAATGTTATCAAGATTTCATTAATTGCTGTTTGTGCGGATTTTCTATTCTTAGAATCTTTTTTATCGCAATAAAGCCTGTCTTTTGACATGTCAAGATAATGTGCGCTTAAGTCTGTTACACAAAAATCATATAAGGCATGATAAACAATATGAAGTTCATATTGTTCATAGGCTGAATTGATTTTTTTTATCAATTCGTTAAGTTTTGTTAATATCCATTTGTCGATCTCTTCCAAATTATCTAAGGCTAATGGCTTTTCAAAATCCGATAAATTGCTTATCAAAAACCTGCAGGTGTTCCTGATTTTTAGATAAGCATCTTGTACCTGTTTTAAGATTTTATCGGAGGCAGCCATATCATTTCTAAAATCGGTTGATGCGACCCAAAGGCGCAAAACATCAGCCCCATATTTTTTTATAACATCAAGAGGATCTATGACATTTCCCAGGGATTTACTCATTTTTTTCCCTTTGTCGTCTATTGTAAAGCCGTGTGTCAAAACAGATTTAAACGGAGCTTTTCCTTTTACTCCGACAGATGTTAACAGGGAAGATTGAAACCATCCTCTGTGCTGGTCCGATCCTTCAAGGTAAAGGTCTGCAGGCCAGGATAATCTTGTTTCTAAAACTGCGGCATGGGATGAGCCGGATTCAAACCATACATCGAGAATATCTGTCTCTTTGCTAAATTCAGAATTGCCGCATTCACATTTTATTCCTTGTGGAAGGATCTCTTTTGCCTCTTTTTTAAACCAACCGTCAGTCCCTTCTTTTTTAACCAATTCCTGGACAGCTTTATTGTATTTGCCCCCAAAATGAACTTTTTTGCATTTTGTGCAGTAAAAAGCAGGAATTGGAACTCCCCATGAGCGTTGTCTTGAGATGCACCAGTCGGGACGGGTATTTATCATTCCTCTAATCCTATTTTCACCCCAGCTTGGGATCCATTTTGTTTCTGCAACAGCGTTTAACGCCTTTTCTCTCATATTGTTGTGTTCTACAGAGATAAACCACTGTTCTGTTGCACGGAATATTACAGGTTTTTTACATCTCCAGCAATGGGGATATGAATGTTTTATAAATTCAAGTTTAAGAAGATTTCCATCGCTTTCAAGCCTTTGGCCTATTATCTTGTTTGCTTCTATGATGTTTTTCCCGGAAATAAAATCGGGGAGAGTGTTATCAAAATATCCTTTTTCATCAACTGGCATTATTATCGGAAGTTTGTAATTTAATCCTACTTTATAATCTTCCATTCCGTGTCCTGGAGCAATATGTACAAGTCCAGTTCCTTGTTCCAGCGTGACATACTCATCAAGAACCAGGATAGAATCTCTTTCAAGAAAGGGGTGTGCGGTTGAAATTCCTTCGAGATTTTCTCCTTTTGTTTTATCTATTATTTTATAATCTGAAACGCCAAATTTTTCCATGACAGCTGTTACAAGCCCTTCCGCTATTATCCAGATTTCATCGTTTACATGGACAAAAGCATATTCATATTTAGGGTGGGCTGCAATTGCAACATTTGCGGGCAATGTCCATGGGGTTGTTGTCCATATTATAAAGAAAACAGGATTTTTTAAACTGACCGATTTTGAGTCTTTAACTTTAAATTTAACATAAATCGACGGGGATTTTTCATCTTCATATTCGAGTTCAGCTTCAGCAAGAGCTGTTTCACAATTTGGGCACCAGTGAATCGGTTTTAAGCCTCTATAAATATATCCTTCATCTGACAGTTTACCAAAAGTTTCAATTATTTTTTCTTCATATGGAGGATCAAGGGTCAGATAGGGGTTGAACCAATCTCCCAAAAGTCCGAGTTTTATCGATTCATCTCTTTGTATATAGACAAAATTCATGGCATAATCGTGGCATCTTTTTCTGAATTCTAAAATTCCGATATCATGCTTTTTGTCTCCAAGCTCTTTTAGTAATTGGGTTTCAATTGGAAGCCCGTGACAATCCCAACCTGGTATAAAGGGGGAATAAAATCCTGACATCGACTTATATTTAATGACTATATCCTTTAATATTCTGTTTATTGCATGGCCAAGGTGAATATGCCCGTTTGCGTAAGGTGGACCGTCATGTAAAATAAATTTTTCCTTCTCTTTGTTTTTCTCAAGAAGTTTTTTATAGATTTCATTGTCAGTCCAGAACTTCAAAAACTCCTCTTGAGCAGCATTTGAGTTTGCGCGTATAGGAAGATCGGTTTTTGGCAAATTAAGAGTCTGTTTAAATTCCATGACTATATTTATTTTAGCATAAAATCGTTGAATAGTTCTAAAAATAACAGGAAAATGGTGTTATAATATATAGAGGTGTTTTAATATGTTAACAAGATTCTTTGTGAGAACTGTAACTTTTGTTTCTTATGGTAAAAATACTTTAATTGCGCGCCGTGAAAATGCTATAAGGTTTTTAAGGGAAAACATGCCTACTTGGACCATGAGCCCGTTTTGTGATGGTTCAAGAAATCTCAGGTTGTCTAATATAAAAGCCTTAAGGAGTTTTAAAGGGGAAGAATCCGTTCATGTTTTACTTGACTATGCTGGAAATAATTTTGAGGTTTTTCCTTTGAGGATTGAAGCTATTCGTGTGTTGAGGCATCTTAATGATACGGCAGCCATAGATAGATTGGAGCAAATGTTGGATAGAAATGTTTTTGGCGTTAATCTTTTTGGTTCTGAAATAGCGTTGACACTAATAAGCTTGAAAAATAAAGGGAGAAAAAAAGGCGGCGAAGACAAACTTATAGCGTACATAATGTTACAAAAAGCTTTTAGTGATCCTAAAAACGCAGATTTATATTTAGAAAAAATCAGGCATTTAGGCCGGGGCGCGGCTCCAGCCTTAATAAAAGCTTTAAGGCAGAATGATTTATCTTTGAATATGAAAATCAAACTATTGGATATTTTTCAAAGCTTTAATTTGTTGGATGATGAGGTTATCAGTTCCTTGCGAGGCGCTTTATCTCATTCCTGTCTTTTTCTAAAAATTGATGAAGTGGTTCCTTTAGAGATTCAATTTTAAGCAAACATTTGGTCGTCAAAAGGGGGAGTTTTTTCTTCTTTTGGAAGATCTTCGGTTGGCCTTCTATAGGTAAAAGGATCTAAGGTTAAAGCCTTTCTTAAAACTTCATCGGCTTCTTTGGCAAGTGTAAATTTCATGTCTTTTGGCAGCTCTTCTTCTATTTCCTTCAAATCTTTTTCATTTTCATAGGGGAGAATTACCTCTATGATGCCGGCCCT
It includes:
- a CDS encoding DNA lyase, whose protein sequence is MLKNIKKLYFKEKEKIESKLKEFKNIFDKNGKDELFYELVFCLLTPQSKAKSCWGAIENLKAKNLLKNPHDKKIAKELQRKVRFHNNKAKYVVAARELFLKNGKVDVKSSLKEFENTKAAREWLVENVKGMGLKEASHFLRNIGFGKHIAILDRHILKNLKLLGVIKEMPKSLTQNVYFEIEEKMRRFAEKLGIPLDHLDLLFWRKETGEYFK
- a CDS encoding isoleucine--tRNA ligase yields the protein MEFKQTLNLPKTDLPIRANSNAAQEEFLKFWTDNEIYKKLLEKNKEKEKFILHDGPPYANGHIHLGHAINRILKDIVIKYKSMSGFYSPFIPGWDCHGLPIETQLLKELGDKKHDIGILEFRKRCHDYAMNFVYIQRDESIKLGLLGDWFNPYLTLDPPYEEKIIETFGKLSDEGYIYRGLKPIHWCPNCETALAEAELEYEDEKSPSIYVKFKVKDSKSVSLKNPVFFIIWTTTPWTLPANVAIAAHPKYEYAFVHVNDEIWIIAEGLVTAVMEKFGVSDYKIIDKTKGENLEGISTAHPFLERDSILVLDEYVTLEQGTGLVHIAPGHGMEDYKVGLNYKLPIIMPVDEKGYFDNTLPDFISGKNIIEANKIIGQRLESDGNLLKLEFIKHSYPHCWRCKKPVIFRATEQWFISVEHNNMREKALNAVAETKWIPSWGENRIRGMINTRPDWCISRQRSWGVPIPAFYCTKCKKVHFGGKYNKAVQELVKKEGTDGWFKKEAKEILPQGIKCECGNSEFSKETDILDVWFESGSSHAAVLETRLSWPADLYLEGSDQHRGWFQSSLLTSVGVKGKAPFKSVLTHGFTIDDKGKKMSKSLGNVIDPLDVIKKYGADVLRLWVASTDFRNDMAASDKILKQVQDAYLKIRNTCRFLISNLSDFEKPLALDNLEEIDKWILTKLNELIKKINSAYEQYELHIVYHALYDFCVTDLSAHYLDMSKDRLYCDKKDSKNRKSAQTAINEILITLLRLMAPILSFTAEDIYRYYKKCTVESVQWKVESVFLLDLPRDKKEFENLASKEEWEKLFEIREKVYKKIEEARSEKKIASSVSAMVLILAKDKELKLLLSYKKTLEIFFIVSKVEIKEGDFDVAISPAPGEKCERCWQVKESVGQNNEHATLCERCVETVKLLN
- a CDS encoding thiamine-phosphate diphosphorylase — translated: MGIYPVISPDFCAEKDPIFILQEILKGGAKIVQLRDKKNPEQYVLEFRKLTNKYNALLIINDSVDIALKYNADGVHLGQEDMPLIDARKIAPNLLIGVSTHNLKEALFAQENGASYVNIGPIFPTKTKDKLSGFLGVTAIKEISSHLIIPFTVMGGINKNNIDQILESGAKKIAMVTGITHAYDIKKTVKTLIEKIKP